A genomic stretch from Lathyrus oleraceus cultivar Zhongwan6 chromosome 2, CAAS_Psat_ZW6_1.0, whole genome shotgun sequence includes:
- the LOC127123809 gene encoding uncharacterized protein LOC127123809 — MQPYFEDHQQIYHAPESSDEEEEIHDDIKGMKENLQILEKRLRAMDDNKVFGAATREICLVSDLMIPVKFKTPDFDKYESHSCPKSHLIMYYRKMVAHVEDDKLMIHCFQDSLKGASSKWYLRLDQSHIQCFKDLSDVFIKHYKYNINMVSDRRWFLSMSQKDNESFKEYAQRWREVASQVEPPMVEKEVENCFMDTVKPMFYEIIVSSISSTFSDLVVVGIKVELGMKNGKMINVVESSNNNARKLSGGF, encoded by the coding sequence ATGCAACCTTATTTTGAAGATCATCAGCAGATCTACCATGCTCCGGAGTCTTCTGATGAAGAGGAAGAAATACATGATGACATAAAGGGCATGAAGGAGAACTTACAGATTCTCGAAAAAAGATTAAGGGCAATGGATGACAACAAAGTCTTTGGTGCTGCTACGAGAGAAATATGCTTGGTATCCGATCTTATGATCCCCGTGAAATTCAAGACCCCTGACTTTGATAAGTACGAGAGTCACTCATGCCCAAAAAGTCATCTCATTATGTACTATCGAAAGATGGTCGCACACGTTGAGGATGATAAACTGATGATACATTGTTTTCAAGACAGCTTGAAAGGTGCCTCCTCTAAATGGTACCTACGCCTTGACCAGAGCCATATACAATGCTTCAAAGACTTATCCGACGTCTTCATCAAGCATTACAAATACAACATAAATATGGTCTCAGATAGAAGATGGTTTCTTAgcatgtcccagaaggacaatGAATCTTTCAAAGAATACGCACAACGGTGGAGAGAGGTGGCCTCCCAAGTTGAACCACCTATGGTCGAGAAGGAAGTGGAGAATTGCTTTATGGACACTGTGAAGCCTATGTTTTATGAAATAATTGTGAGTAGCATATCGTCGACTTTCTCTGACTTAGTTGTCGTGGGTATCAAGGTTGAGCTTGGGATGAAAAATGGCAAGATGATAAATGTTGTTGAATCTTCTAACAACAATGCTAGGAAACTTTCTGGAGGTTTTTAG